A genomic window from Fusarium falciforme chromosome 2, complete sequence includes:
- a CDS encoding Arf-GAP domain-containing protein translates to MASKGMWEVDPETRSKLAALQKESKNNLCCDCNAPSPQWASPKFGIFICLSCAGVHRGLGVHISFVRSISMDAFKSSEIERMRLGGNEGWRDFFEAHEQTKMMGITWEDSTIAERYSGEVGEEWKERLSCKVEGREYVPGAKKPAPAPAAAKPASRSSTPMGGTANRNQSPAPGSGKVRVDDQYFAKLGADNASRPDHLPPSQGGKYAGFGSTPAPSQSDNDLPNFADMQKDTMAALTKGFGWFTSTVSKTAKTVNDGYIQPTAKQIAEGDFAKQAQLTAASFAKSAQQAGKNAQEGFNRFVEGPEHQRSRDAPLDESKKNFWDEFSNLADQRQPNNSSIGTSAMGMGKKNPAPAPKKQTDEWDDW, encoded by the exons ATGGCGTCCAAGGGCATGTGGGAGGTAGATCCCGAGACGCGGTCCAAG CTTGCCGCCCTTCAGAAGGAATCCAAGAACAACCTCTGCTGCGACTGCAATGCGCCATCCCCGCAATGGGCATCTCCCAAGTTTGGCATCTTTATCTGCCTGTCGTGCGCCGGCGTGCATCGAGGCCTCGGCGTGCACATCTCCTTCGTCAGGAGCATCTCGATGGACGCCTTCAAGTCGAGCGAGATCGAGCGGATGCGACTCGGTGGCAACGAGGGGTGGAGGGACTTTTTCGAAGCGCATGAGCAGACAAAGATGATGGGCATCACCTGGGAGGACTCGACCATCGCGGAGCGATACAGTGGCGAGGTCGGCGAGGAGTGGAAGGAGAGGCTGAGCTGCAAGGTCGAGGGCCGCGAGTACGTGCCCGGCGCCAAGAAGCCAGCTCCTGCGCCCGCTGCCGCGAAGCCAGCGTCGCGGTCGTCGACTCCCATGGGCGGCACCGCCAACCGGAACCAGAGCCCGGCGCCGGGGTCGGGCAAGGTCAGGGTGGACGACCAGTATTTTGCCAAGCTGGGCGCCGACAATGCCTCACGGCCAGACCATCTGCCTCCCAGCCAGGGAGGCAAGTATGCTGGATTTGGCAGCACGCCTGCGCCGAGCCAGTCGGACAACGACCTGCCCAACTTTGCCGATATGCAAAAGGACACGATGGCGGCGCTGACCAAGGGCTTCGGTTGGTTTACTTCAACAGTCTCCAAGACTGCGAAGACAGTCAACGATGGCTACATTCAGCCCACGGCGAAGCAG ATCGCCGAGGGTGACTTTGCCAAGCAGGCGCAATTAACAGCAGCCTCATTCGCAAAGTCAGCTCAGCAAGCTGGCAAGAACGCACAAGAGGGTTTCAACCGTTTTGTAGAGGGCCCTGAGCACCAAAGGAGCCGGGATGCCCCACTGGACGAGAGTAAGAAGAACTTCTGGGACGAGTTCTCCAACCTGGCAGACCAGAGGCAACCCAACAACAGCTCCATCGGCACAAGTGCTATGGGCATGGGCAAGAAGAACCCAGCTCCGGCGCCGAAGAAGCAGACGGACGAATGGGATGATTGGTGA
- a CDS encoding NADPH-dependent diflavin oxidoreductase 1: MAVQDRTVLILYGSETGNAQDMAEELGRVCQRLHFKSRVEELDAVDLNALLQHRFVIFVISTTGQGDMPHNSLLFWKRLLRKKLPPGCLSSVQYTTFGLGDSTYLKFNWAARKLNRRLEQLGATAFIESFEADEQFPDGIDGSFVRWSETLSKHLLEHHPPPFGLKPIPDNVILPPKWSLSNALENGQVANGHSSPQLSELPPASLLPIPNGWTATLADNVRLTPETHWQDVRLVSFDIPKREGVKLQCNPGDCLTIYPKNFPQDAQKLITLMDWDDIADKPLDLSLCGSLPQNLYIDPKCTLREIILNNIDFTAIPRRSFLKSMSYFSTNPDHKERLLEFTMTEYLDEYFDYATRSRRSILEVLEEFTSVKLPAERVLDIFPLIRGRDFSIANGGMKLNHPTDEDITRVELLVALVKYRTILRKPRQGLCSRYLENLPAGSSLTVTHKPVLSPIHGPQNAQRPLVAIATGTGLAPIRAIIHERLTHPSRAPMHLFFGNRNRDVDYFFHDEWDAAVRDGNLDVFLAFSRDQRTKIYVQDRLREEAKRLEGPIMDNGIFCVCGGSTKMADAAKRAVFEPFSDGAEDAEERKKVLSSLTWWQEIW; encoded by the exons ATGGCCGTTCAGGACAGGACCGTGCTCATCCTCTACGGGTCAGAGACTGGCAATGCTCAGGACATGGCCGAGGAGCTCGGGCGAGTCTGCCAGAGACTCCACTTCAAGAGCCGagttgaggagctggacgCGGTAGATCTG AATGCCCTCTTGCAGCATAGGTTTGTGATATTCGTCATATCAACCACCGGTCAGGGTGATATGCCACACAACTCGCTCCTCTTCTGGAAGAGACTGCTGCGCAAGAAGCTCCCCCCAGGGTGTCTGTCTTCTGTTCAGTACACAACCTTTGGTCTGGGCGATAGCACTTATCTCAA GTTCAACTGGGCAGCCCGCAAACTGAACAGGCGCTTGGAGCAGCTTGGCGCTACTGCTTTCATTGAATCCTTTGAGGCTGATGAACAATTCCCCGATGG CATCGACGGCAGCTTTGTTCGCTGGTCCGAAACCCTCTCCAAACACCTCCTGGAGCACCACCCTCCACCATTTGGTCTCAAGCCCATCCCCGACAATGTTATCCTCCCTCCCAAGTGGTCCCTTAGCAATGCCTTGGAAAATGGCCAAGTTGCCAACGGTCACTCTTCTCCCCAACTCTCAGAGTTACCTCCCGCCTCACTTCTCCCCATCCCCAACGGCTGGACCGCCACCCTAGCCGACAACGTGAGACTCACACCGGAAACCCACTGGCAGGATGTTAGACTCGTCTCCTTCGACATACCCAAGCGGGAGGGAGTCAAGCTCCAGTGTAATCCAGGGGATTGCCTCACCATCTACCCCAAGAACTTCCCCCAAGACGCTCAGAAGCTCATCACCCTCATGGATTGGGATGACATCGCCGACAAGCCCCTCGACCTATCCCTCTGCGGCTCGCTCCCGCAGAACCTCTACATAGACCCCAAGTGCACACTAAGGGAGATTATTCTCAACAACATTGACTTCACCGCCATCCCTCGGAGGTCCTTCCTAAAGAGCATGTCCTACTTCTCCACCAACCCCGACCACAAGGAGCGTCTCCTCGAGTTCACCATGACCGAGTATCTCGATGAGTATTTCGACTATGCCACGCGATCCAGGCGGTCTATCCTCGAGGTCCTTGAGGAGTTTACGTCGGTGAAGCTCCCGGCCGAACGCGTCCTTGACATCTTCCCCCTTATCCGCGGCCGGGACTTTAGCATCGCCAACGGCGGTATGAAACTAAATCATCCAACAGATGAGGACATCACTCGcgtcgagctcctcgtcgccctGGTCAAGTACCGCACAATCCTCCGCAAACCTCGCCAAGGCCTCTGCTCTCGTTATCTAGAGAACCTCCCTGCAGGTTCCTCTCTAACCGTCACCCACAAGCCTGTCCTCTCCCCCATCCACGGCCCGCAAAACGCCCAGCGTCCCCTCGTCGCTATCGCTACTGGTACCGGCCTCGCCCCCATCCGAGCTATCATCCATGAGCGCTTGACTCATCCCTCGCGGGCGCCCATGCACCTCTTCTTCGGCAACCGAAACCGCGATGTCGACTACTTCTTCCATGACGAATGGGACGCTGCAGTGCGTGATGGGAACCTCGACGTGTTTCTCGCCTTTTCGCGAGACCAGCGAACCAAGATTTATGTCCAGGATCGACTACGTGAGGAGGCGAAGCGTCTGGAAGGGCCGATAATGGACAATGGTATCTTCTGCGTCTGCGGCGGCTCAACCAAGATGGCAGATGCAGCAAAGAGAGCGGTCTTTGAGCCCTTCTCCGATGGCgctgaggatgccgaggaacGCAAAAAAGTGCTGTCTTCGTTGACGTGGTGGCAAGAGATCTGGTAG
- a CDS encoding Carbamoyl-phosphate synthase, producing MFSRLASFAKPAAKSASAPGRSMLQVRYLSEQAVAGSKGRKMPFTATRATAPVASLPATLTIRDGPVFQGKAFGANANISGEAVFTTSLVGYPESMTDPSYRGQILVFTQPLIGNYGVPSNARDQYNLLKYFESPHVQCAGVVVSDVAVNYSHWTAVESLGEWCAREGVPAISGVDTRAIVTYLREQGSSLARISIGDEYDADEDESFIDPGQINLVKRVSTKAPFVVESPGASLHVALIDCGVKENILRSLVSRGASVTVFPYDYPIHKVAQHFDGVFISNGPGDPTHCQDTVYNLARLMETSSIPIMGICLGHQLLALAVGARTIKLKYGNRAHNIPALDLTTGQCHITSQNHGYAIDASTLPSEFKEYFVNLNDGSNEGMMHKTRPIFSTQFHPEAKGGPMDSSYLFDKYLQNVQLAKSNQTVYKDNRPSPLMLDILSRQRVGVEPTPLAASA from the coding sequence ATGTTCTCCCGACTGGCATCCTTTGCCAAACCCGCGGCCAAGTCCGCGTCGGCTCCTGGCCGATCTATGCTTCAGGTCCGATACCTGTCTGAGCAGGCCGTTGCTGGCAGCAAGGGCAGGAAGATGCCCTTCACTGCTACCCGAGCTACTGCTCCTGTCGCTTCCCTTCCTGCGACTCTCACTATCCGAGATGGTCCCGTCTTCCAGGGCAAGGCCTTCGGCGCCAACGCCAACATCTCTGGCGAGGCTGTCTTCACCACCTCCCTGGTTGGCTACCCCGAGTCCATGACCGACCCCTCCTACCGAGGCCAGATCCTCGTCTTCACCCAGCCCCTCATTGGCAACTATGGTGTTCCCTCCAACGCCCGAGACCAGTACAACCTCCTCAAGTACTTCGAGTCCCCCCACGTCCAGTGCGCCGGTGTTGTCGTCTCCGACGTTGCTGTCAACTACAGCCACTGGACCGCCGTTGAGAGTCTGGGAGAGTGGTGCGCCCGAGAGGGTGTTCCCGCCATCTCTGGCGTTGATACCCGTGCCATTGTCACCTACCTCCGAGAGCAGGGTTCCTCCCTCGCTAGGATCTCCATTGGTGACGAGTACGAtgccgatgaggatgagagcTTCATCGACCCTGGCCAGATCAACCTGGTCAAGCGCGTCAGCACCAAGGCTCCCTTCGTTGTCGAGTCTCCCGGTGCCTCTCTGCACGTTGCCCTCATCGACTGCGGTGTCAAGGAGAACATTCTCCGCAGCCTGGTCAGCCGAGGCGCTTCCGTCACCGTCTTCCCCTACGACTACCCCATCCACAAGGTTGCTCAGCACTTTGACGGTGTCTTCATCTCCAACGGTCCCGGTGACCCTACTCACTGCCAGGACACTGTCTACAACCTCGCCCGCCTGATGGAAACCTCGTCCATCCCCATCATGGGTATTTGCCTGGGCCACCAGCTTCTGGCCCTCGCCGTCGGTGCCCGCACCATCAAGCTCAAGTACGGCAACCGTGCTCACAACATTCCCGCCCTTGACTTGACCACTGGCCAGTGCCACATCACCAGCCAGAACCACGGTTACGCCATTGACGCCAGCACTCTCCCCAGCGAGTTCAAGGAGTACTTCGTCAACCTCAACGATGGTAGCAACGAGGGTATGATGCACAAGACCCGCCCCATCTTCTCTACCCAGTTCCAccccgaggccaagggcGGCCCCATGGACAGCTCCTACCTCTTCGACAAGTACCTCCAGAACGTCCAGCTCGCCAAGAGCAACCAGACCGTCTACAAGGACAACCGACCCAGCCCCCTGATGCTCGACATTCTCAGCCGACAGCGTGTTGGCGTCGAGCCCACTCCCCTTGCCGCTTCGGCTTAG
- a CDS encoding DJ-1 protein-PfpI domain-containing protein yields the protein MSANKTSAVSDEPIDVLFAVHEKFDLLDFAGALEVFNTAAHDFNDPENNKAFEITIVGPEPKVISDQGVIVGSQISYKEAHDRLEDFDVLVVVGGNSKEVVEKELEPLSLITDFSELQKRDPARERTILSVCTGALFLGKQGILSGLSATTHPDFFTTFENICSDAATQNLQERTDVIEDARYVVNNLRFDLGDEDENPYIRRKSDSGRRPSNARKGSMSWKGSNTRRESITRRAAMRLGGLRVVTSGGVSSGIDAALYLVSALVDDACAAEVARILQWTWNKGVVVDGLDV from the exons ATGAGTGCGAACAAGACCTCGGCCGTCTCTGACGAGCCCATTGACGTCCTTTTCGCCGTCCACGAGAAGTTCGATCTTTTGGACTTTGCCGGTGCGCTCGAGGTCTTCAACACTGCCGCCCACGACTTCAATGACCCTGAGA ACAACAAGGCCTTCGAGATCACCATCGTCGGCCCTGAGCCCAAGGTCATCTCGGACCAGGGTGTCATCGTCGGCTCCCAGATCTCCTACAAGGAGGCCCACGACCGCCTCGAGGACTTTgatgtcctcgtcgtcgtcggcggcAACTCCAAGGAGGTCGTCGAGAAGGAGCTCGAACCCCTCAGCCTCATCACCGATTTCTCGGAGCTCCAGAAGCGGGACCCCGCCCGCGAGCGTACCATCCTCTCCGTGTGCACCGGTGCCCTCTTCCTGGGCAAGCAGGGCATCCTCTCTGGCCTGTCTGCCACCACCCACCCCGACTTCTTCACCACCTTTGAGAACATCTGCAGTGATGCAGCCACCCAGAACCTCCAGGAGCGTACCGACGTGATCGAGGACGCCCGCTACGTCGTCAACAACCTGCGATTCGACCTCggagacgaggacgagaaccCCTACATCCGCCGAAAGTCCGACTCCGGACGCCGCCCTTCAAACGCCCG AAAGGGAAGCATGTCGTGGAAGGGCTCCAACACGCGCCGCGAGTCAATCACTCGTCGTGCCGCGATGCGGCTTGGTGGCCTCCGTGTGGTCACCTCAGGGGGTGTCAGCTCTGGCATTGATGCAGCTCTGTATCTTGTCAGCGCTCTCGTTGATGATGCGTGTGCGGCGGAGGTGGCCAGGATCCTTCAGTGGACCTGGAACAAGGGCGTTGTCGTCGATGGTCTCGACGTCTAA
- a CDS encoding SAP domain-containing protein, with the protein MTDWTKLKVVDLKAELKRRGLQQHGLKTELVARLVEADERQSRGEGLGEPEGANEDVPMADEPVDDESRTESVTPDVEAVEKPAAEDAEVEENTTNEEKAENDKVDTTKADVNAEETSEPQQPETVKNGAPEEAPEVSNPTADVPIPGKEAGAQSREPTVEEASRAATTTAASPPSLEATPAAERQKRKRRSLTPPPTEEAIARKRARADEGTANGDSVPAREEQSQPQAEEQEEPAPMNIDNEEPQPEKNQETAPAPAPAPEPEPESNAPREETPADKPQEMDYERDVAPSVHPATPALYVKNLMRPLRPQDVKAHLVDLATPPRDPLDDNIIVEFFLDQIRTHAFVVFRTTAAAARVRNALHDIVWPNESNRRPLWLDFIPPEKVRDWIETEHASGGPRGRSSARWEVVYENGPDGVVEAHLEEATASTSRAGPPPGPRQPTGPSIMGGDSVPLGPRGYRDPAIPTGPRPVRPGTGPGPRPPPTNPGGASKRTNSRPAIYYQPVSEDLASRRIDNMRSFYSTDRDRDFGRDINRYSFEDGASFVDRGKEVFEGIRPPHRERAVERERRGGRRRGGRGGGRPRSDRYLPPPRDDRRPRHGSEPDNGFDRMRD; encoded by the coding sequence ATGACCGACTggaccaagctcaaggtcgtCGACCTGAAAGCCGAGCTCAAACGACGCGGCCTCCAGCAGCATGGCCTCAAGACCGAACTTGTCGCGCGACTAGTCGAAGCCGATGAAAGGCAGTCGCGAGGGGAGGGCTTGGGCGAGCCTGAAGGCGCGAACGAAGATGTACCCATGGCCGATGAGCCTGTCGACGATGAATCTCGAACCGAATCTGTAACCCCCGATGTCGAAGCGGTCGAGAAACCTGCGGCCGAAGATGCAGAGGTGGAAGAAAATACGACGAATGAAGAAAAGGCGGAAAACGACAAAGTTGATACGACCAAGGCAGACGTGAATGCAGAGGAGACGAGCGAGCCGCAACAACCAGAGACTGTCAAGAACGGAGCGCCCGAGGAAGCTCCTGAAGTCTCCAACCCCACTGCAGATGTGCCGATACCTGGAAAGGAGGCAGGTGCTCAATCCAGAGAACCGACAGTCGAGGAGGCGTCAAGAGCTGCAACTACGACCGCGgcctctcctccctctctcgaAGCCACACCCGCTGCAGAGAGACAGAAGCGCAAACGCCGCTCTCTCACACCGCCGCCAACTGAAGAAGCCATCGCGCGCAAACGCGCCCGCGCAGACGAGGGCACGGCAAACGGAGACTCCGTCCCCGCGCGCGAGGAACAATCACAGCCTCAGGCTGAGGAGCAGGAAGAACCTGCGCCTATGAACATCGACAACGAGGAGCCGCAGCCAGAAAAGAATCAAGAAACTGCACCTGCGCCCGCGCCCGCGCCCGAGCCGGAGCCCGAGTCAAACGCACCGCGAGAGGAAACACCCGCCGATAAACCGCAGGAAATGGACTACGAGAGAGATGTTGCGCCTTCGGTGCACCCAGCTACTCCAGCCCTCTATGTCAAGAACTTGATGCGCCCCCTTCGACCTCAGGACGTCAAGGCACACCTTGTCGACCTCGCAACGCCACCAAGAGATCCCCTTGACGATAATATCATTGTCGAGTTCTTCCTCGACCAGATCCGCACCCATGCCTTTGTCGTTTTCAGGACCACCGCTGCGGCCGCCCGCGTTCGCAACGCCCTCCACGACATCGTCTGGCCCAATGAGAGCAACCGCAGGCCCCTCTGGCTCGACTTTATCCCTCCCGAGAAGGTACGCGACTGGATTGAGACGGAGCATGCCAGCGGCGGTCCGCGTGGACGCTCCAGTGCTAGATGGGAGGTTGTTTATGAGAACGGCCCCGACGGGGTTGTCGAGGCTcatcttgaagaagccaCAGCGTCCACATCTCGCGCAGGCCCTCCGCCAGGTCCACGACAGCCCACGGGCCCCTCCATAATGGGCGGCGACTCTGTTCCCCTCGGCCCCAGAGGCTATCGCGACCCTGCTATCCCAACAGGACCTCGTCCTGTCCGACCAGGCACCGGACCTGGCCCTCGTCCTCCCCCTACCAACCCAGGTGGTGCCTCCAAGCGCACCAACAGCCGGCCTGCTATCTACTACCAGCCAGTGTCCGAAGATCTCGCAAGCCGCCGAATCGACAACATGCGCTCCTTCTACTCGACGGACCGCGACCGCGACTTTGGCCGCGACATTAACCGCTACTCCTTTGAGGACGGAGCCTCCTTCGTCGACCGAGGCAAGGAGGTCTTTGAAGGCATCCGACCCCCACACCGCGAGCGTGCCGTTGAACGTGAGCGTCGCGGAGGACGTCGCCGTGGCGGCAGAGGTGGCGGTCGCCCTCGGAGTGATCGCTACTTACCTCCTCCCCGCGACGACCGACGACCTCGGCATGGTTCCGAGCCCGATAACGGCTTTGACCGGATGAGGGACTGA
- a CDS encoding Putative electron transfer flavoprotein subunit beta, with product MSALRILVPVKRVIDYAVKPRVNKAQTGVETAGVKHSMNPFDELSVEESVRIREKKRAPGGVEDICVISAGPPKAQDVLRTAMAMGADRGIHVELKDGEELEPLTVAKLLRQAAEQQKSNLVVLGKQSIDDDANQTGQMLAGLLGWPQATQASKVEFGAGDEVIVTKEVDGGVETVKAKLPLVITTDLRLNEPRYASLPNIMKAKKKKLEKVKLSDFGLDNEKRLKVLKVAEPPTRQGGGKVEDVGGLVSKLKELGAL from the exons ATGTCGGCACTACGGATCCTCGTCCCTGTGAAGCGGGTTATCGACTATGCG GTCAAGCCCCGAGTGAACAAGGCCCAGACGGGCGTCGAGACGGCCGGCGTCAAGCACTCGATGAACCCCTTTGACGAGCTCTCGGTCGAGGAGTCTGTGCGCATCCGCGAGAAGAAGCGAGCCCCCGGCGGCGTCGAGGACATCTGCGTCATCTCGGCGGGACCCCCCAAGGCGCAGGACGTGCTCCggacggcgatggcgatgggcGCGGACCGCGGTATTCACGtggagctcaaggacggcgaggaaTTGGAGCCCCTGACGGTGGCCAAGCTCCTGCGACAGGCGGCGGAGCAGCAGAAGAGCAACCTGGTGGTGCTGGGCAAGCAGagcatcgacgacgacgctaACCAGACGGGCCAGATGTTGGCGGGTCTCCTAGGCTGGCCGCAGGCGACGCAGGCGAGCAAGGTCGAGTTCGGCGCCGGCGACGAGGTGATTGTGACCAAGGAGGTGGACGGCGGCGTCGAGacggtcaaggccaagctgccCCTGGTGATCACGACGGACCTGCGGCTCAACGAGCCCCGGTACGCCAGCCTGCCCAACAtcatgaaggccaagaagaagaagctcgaaAAGGTCAAGCTGTCCGACTTTGGGCTGGACAATGAGAAGCGCCTCAAGGTGCTCAAGGTTGCCG AGCCTCCCACTCGACAGGGTGGTGGCAAGGTCGAGGATGTTGGTGGCCTGGTtagcaagctcaaggagcttggTGCGCTGTAA